In Bdellovibrionota bacterium, the following are encoded in one genomic region:
- a CDS encoding glycosyltransferase family 2 protein, whose amino-acid sequence MKKVPSTLSIVVSVFNEQDFVERSLRGLSETKLPAVSKKEIIVVDDGSTDGTRDILLKLQKEIGFLLLHLPKNQGKGSALRAGIARVSGDLVVFHDADLEYDPADFNQMLVPLLSGKADVVYGSRFVGSEIRRLLFFWHHVGNRIISTLVNMVTNLNFSDVETCYKMFRADALKSLSLQSDRFGIEIEMTIKAAKKGLRFYEVPVSYNGRTYAEGKKITWRDGIGAVYSILRYGLFD is encoded by the coding sequence GCAGGACTTCGTCGAGCGTTCGCTGCGTGGACTGAGCGAAACGAAGCTGCCCGCAGTTTCCAAGAAAGAGATTATTGTAGTGGACGACGGTTCGACGGATGGAACTCGCGATATTCTTCTAAAACTGCAGAAGGAAATCGGATTTCTTCTTTTGCACCTACCGAAGAATCAAGGGAAAGGCTCCGCCCTTAGGGCCGGCATCGCGCGGGTCTCGGGAGATCTTGTGGTGTTTCACGATGCGGATTTGGAATATGACCCCGCGGACTTCAACCAGATGTTGGTTCCGCTACTGTCCGGAAAAGCGGATGTTGTTTATGGCTCGCGATTTGTGGGAAGTGAGATTCGCCGGCTCCTCTTCTTTTGGCATCATGTGGGCAATCGAATCATCAGCACGCTGGTAAACATGGTGACCAACCTCAATTTTTCTGACGTTGAAACCTGTTACAAAATGTTCCGCGCGGATGCGTTGAAATCCCTTTCTCTCCAGTCCGATCGATTCGGGATTGAGATTGAGATGACGATCAAGGCCGCCAAGAAAGGCCTTCGGTTTTACGAGGTGCCCGTTTCCTATAATGGAAGGACGTATGCCGAAGGAAAAAAAATCACGTGGCGGGACGGGATCGGCGCCGTGTACAGCATCCTGCGGTACGGCCTTTTCGATTAG
- a CDS encoding STT3 domain-containing protein translates to MKKFALPALLLVAFLLRCANLPSAVVDGRLFPFDSDPAYHLRKIFLLIHNFPHLPVRDPLLAFPLAAQVQWPPLFDLLCASLWVPFSWFSHEPDLFSFLLAFFIPFLGALNVLFTFLITKAFFGKKAAWISAILVAVSPAHIFISMFGRIDHHIVEPLLLLGLLLLLKNHPEPAHHKRWFAQIALLALTVIWAVLSFPLTYYAYLVYFVVACALTRTSAALWAWLGVTLLSAFFSFSNLWSGFSPWDIQVPGRFWFGFSLTCLLFFLTLKTWRSPATSRLSKIGVAGCLFGLILFLLTRTGPGFLIGILNRKDHNFLLVGENAGLFTMGPAAYAKHIFVYLTPIVLFSFSEFNKKFGRAYRERSAAQLFLLLSFAGLLIQSFLFVRFLPTFAVLASILAGESLASLDFQRLRTRAIVGLLAVASLFPLYRFTSNQWTSEIHYPSELLQTLEWIRTHTPSSTDRIWDENAKPAYGVVSRAAFGGFLTYYAERPTLDSPFDTEQTHIARRNAIALRLAQNENEAWAIAQKERVRYLLTYPSFDEYSDLEKILGRNSPPDSRSSGINGHNVRFLETRLHILGGSYAVFQNNLLIPALTHFREVYETTEERTLGGKNFPTFRVFEAVKGARVLFNHPLQTEALLELPISTSAGKHFFYRALLAAGQTAVTVPYSTDFQNDALVVTSPYRLHLKNRELNFRVRENDVAQGHVIRVNIN, encoded by the coding sequence GTGAAGAAGTTCGCTCTTCCGGCGTTGCTTCTCGTCGCCTTTCTTTTGCGGTGCGCGAATCTTCCCTCCGCCGTCGTGGATGGCCGCCTATTCCCCTTCGACAGCGATCCTGCGTACCACCTTCGGAAAATATTTCTCCTCATCCATAACTTTCCCCATCTACCTGTGCGGGATCCGCTCCTCGCATTTCCCCTTGCCGCTCAAGTACAATGGCCGCCTCTCTTCGATCTTCTCTGCGCGTCCCTTTGGGTCCCATTCTCCTGGTTCAGCCATGAACCGGACCTCTTTAGTTTCTTGCTCGCTTTCTTTATTCCCTTTCTGGGCGCGCTGAATGTTCTTTTCACTTTTCTCATTACCAAGGCTTTCTTTGGGAAAAAAGCGGCATGGATCTCCGCCATTCTGGTCGCTGTCTCACCGGCGCACATCTTTATTTCTATGTTTGGAAGGATCGATCATCATATCGTAGAGCCACTGTTGCTTCTTGGGCTTCTTCTGCTGCTCAAGAACCACCCCGAACCGGCTCATCATAAACGATGGTTTGCCCAAATCGCCCTCCTGGCCCTGACGGTCATTTGGGCCGTCTTAAGTTTTCCGCTCACGTACTACGCGTATCTGGTCTATTTTGTCGTCGCTTGCGCTCTGACGCGCACGTCGGCCGCGCTTTGGGCATGGCTTGGCGTTACACTACTTTCGGCCTTCTTTTCGTTCTCCAACCTCTGGAGTGGTTTCTCTCCCTGGGACATTCAAGTTCCAGGTCGCTTCTGGTTTGGTTTCTCCCTCACCTGTCTTCTGTTCTTTCTGACGCTTAAAACCTGGAGATCGCCGGCGACGAGTCGACTTTCTAAAATCGGCGTTGCCGGATGTCTCTTCGGTTTGATCTTGTTTCTTCTGACACGCACCGGCCCCGGCTTCCTGATCGGAATTCTGAACCGAAAGGATCACAATTTTCTCCTCGTGGGCGAAAACGCCGGCCTTTTCACAATGGGACCCGCGGCGTACGCGAAACACATTTTCGTCTATCTCACGCCGATCGTGTTATTCAGTTTTTCGGAATTCAACAAAAAATTCGGCCGGGCTTACCGAGAACGTTCGGCGGCGCAACTTTTTCTGTTACTTTCATTTGCCGGGCTGTTAATTCAGAGCTTTCTATTTGTCCGGTTTCTCCCGACGTTTGCCGTGCTGGCGTCGATCCTTGCGGGAGAGTCCCTGGCATCCTTAGACTTCCAACGACTGCGCACAAGAGCGATCGTCGGTCTCCTGGCTGTCGCATCCCTTTTCCCCCTTTATCGTTTCACATCCAATCAGTGGACTTCCGAAATCCATTATCCGTCGGAATTACTGCAAACGCTCGAATGGATTCGTACCCACACGCCCTCTTCCACCGATCGGATCTGGGACGAGAATGCGAAACCTGCGTACGGAGTTGTTTCGCGCGCGGCGTTTGGCGGGTTTCTCACCTATTACGCCGAGCGCCCGACGCTCGACTCCCCGTTCGATACGGAACAGACTCACATTGCCCGGCGCAATGCGATCGCCCTCCGTCTGGCTCAAAACGAAAACGAAGCTTGGGCGATCGCGCAGAAAGAGCGAGTTCGATATTTGCTGACGTACCCTTCGTTTGACGAATATTCCGATCTCGAAAAGATTCTCGGTCGCAACTCCCCGCCAGATTCCCGCTCGTCCGGAATCAACGGACACAACGTCCGTTTTCTCGAAACGCGCCTCCATATTCTCGGAGGTTCGTATGCCGTCTTTCAAAACAACCTCTTGATCCCCGCGTTGACGCATTTTCGTGAAGTGTATGAAACGACCGAAGAACGAACACTCGGCGGCAAAAACTTTCCGACGTTTCGCGTTTTCGAAGCGGTTAAGGGAGCCCGGGTATTATTCAATCACCCCTTGCAGACAGAAGCGCTCTTGGAGCTTCCGATCTCCACTTCCGCCGGAAAGCACTTTTTTTACCGGGCGTTGCTGGCGGCCGGCCAGACGGCCGTTACCGTTCCGTATTCGACCGATTTCCAGAATGACGCTCTGGTTGTCACTTCCCCCTATCGTTTGCATTTGAAAAATAGAGAGCTCAATTTTCGTGTGCGGGAAAATGACGTGGCTCAAGGCCACGTCATCCGCGTAAATATCAACTAA